The Oncorhynchus mykiss isolate Arlee chromosome 20, USDA_OmykA_1.1, whole genome shotgun sequence genome includes a region encoding these proteins:
- the LOC110499139 gene encoding autism susceptibility gene 2 protein homolog isoform X1 translates to MEGPSQSSGFRQSRRSRSQRDRERRRRRVDLAEQRATSPSSGSEKELCGPGSVLVPGGRECRPGFAGPRHRPPRRRKRKSVYCEEDIIDGFSIASFNSFEALEMDCSMKPTQRAAMLMGRGSKRKRGPEENGKRPLSEPEEGAPPSFSRSCWKKRKIEGGGILFLETGYICDTESESADKASDSDMGPIFIVSTRKVLEPIPVSMASMGKGCPTLPLPGRCGLSRLAVTPRVSGLERSQERSLEPPYPEPLSTSPSFSCLPSLSPAMVARPGQLNGSSDGLRHNAHHNPSPPHSKHKSFLTFPGRHPSIYSMGINNRNGTSVKPPSSSAASSSLSIRPPTPSSSMSMSLIRGPGSLASLRPPSRAGSGAMFTPSPGLPPPPPLLTSHSGADQDLLRQDLLRQGLNSHFLASQDREGRRSVPGAELNGGGPGLSTPGGPSGASPSSGSSGRSSQAQPGIQPLAFQFHQHNHQHQHTHTHQHFTPFLHPTPSAPPPQHLFDKYGKMEGLYRNTFFPQYPPPPVPGIQPVLPPNGPFSSLQGAFQPKPLVPQGTSPEMTARLGVVPHHLQPKDPRLTDPFGTSLKVSNKPGKWCAMHVRVAWMILRHQKKVKLMQADPHKLDFRNEMLARLPGSGGLGTLGPLGGGGLPSAHDLNRPASLFTATDPYGRSPPFTPLGALGSGAFGGLGSPTLANSSVFGHKEPPAVGGLPNPHDPWNRLHGGPPPLAGPSWAKGAEKRDERDTGKDIIHIKDEKDRDNMLYGRQPVRMSPVAPALTLQQHRGSTPVSHINGHGGPLGGPSSLTEDLTRRDGDKRLLLSVSSRPPPLGPSSSAAATDRDRPRSSSSSVLTTPPPSGLGAPSPLDLYPRQQPAALHSLHSEPSHSSQREGGPPASSCSSATVTSLSQGKKPDRTNTPVPKPPPVKVKEERKEEPELVPISLPPPLPPNYDRPNSRPHHRSATPSSLSLTSTSGVPLPPPTPHNPHHHLSLLERSRAQAAIEAYLGSTQGGGGIVVGPGGERFSTHPHGPPQGHGQHPHSFQWDPWRELAAQQQQQQRREAMALRSDPHLALRSDPHLARLLQAQHAQRFLEAERAAALAAAVAANNPHHHPPTSTSSVRQEFGLMAHHFDRPPQLGPPGGGLMDEQQRAQILREDFERARYFGMHAHPHLSGSHHPPGSHAAHLEQLHAGMLSHSHLHQPGASNSSPHHPSLYSRLGPLHTHHVPNGILAKTPAGLVGALSVGAPPPLIPSVTSRSSTPTRRLGGPGDLALYSSHKEGESR, encoded by the exons ATGGACTGCTCCATGAAGCCTACCCAGCGTGCCGCCATGCTCATGGGAAGGGGGAGCAAGAGGAAGAGGGGCCCGGAGGAGAATGGTAAAAGGCCCCTCTCAGAGCCCGAGGAAGGGGCCCCACCTAGCTTCTCCCGCAGCTGTTGGAAGAAGAGAAAGATTGAG GGTGGGGGCATCCTCTTCTTGGAGACTGGCTACATC tgtGACACAGAGAGCGAGTCAGCAGATAAG GCCTCCGACAGTGACATGGGGCCAATATTCATTGTCAGCACAAGGAAAG TTTTGGAACCTATCCCTGTGAGCATGGCCTCTATGGGCAAAGGCTGCCCTACACTTCCGCTGCCAGGCCGCTGTGGCCTCTCCCGGCTGGCGGTCACCCCGCGTGTCTCTGGCCTGGAGCGCAGCCAGGAGAGGAGTCTGGAGCCGCCTTACCCTGAGCCCCTGTCTACCTCACCCTCCTTCTCCTGCCTGCCGTCCCTCTCCCCGGCCATGGTCGCACGGCCCGGACAGCTCAACGGCAGCAGCGATGGCCTTCGCCACAACGCCCACCACAACCCCAGCCCGCCGCACTCCAAACACAAGTCCTTCCTCACCTTCCCCGGACGACACCCATCCATCTACAGCATGGGCATCAACAACAG GAACGGTACATCAGTCAAGCCCCCATCCTCTTCTGCTGCTTCTTCCTCGTTGTCTATACGACCCCCAACTCCCTCTTCCAGTATGTCGATGTCCCTAATTAGAGGTCCAGGGTCATTAGCATCTCTGCGCCCCCCTTCACGTGCTGGCTCTGGTGCCATGTTCACCCCCTCCCCTGggcttcctcctccacctcctctcctcacttcccacTCAGGAGCAG ACCAGGACCTGCTGCGCCAGGACCTGCTGCGCCAGGGCCTGAACTCTCACTTCCTGGCCTCGCAGGATCGCGAGGGCCGCCGCAGCGTACCTGGGGCTGAGCTCAACGGTGGCGGGCCAGGCCTCTCTACTCCCGGTGGTCCATCGGGGGCCAGCCCCAGCTCGGGCTCCTCAGGCCGCTCCTCCCAGGCCCAGCCCGGAATTCAGCCCCTGGCCTTCCAGTTCCACCAGCACAACCACCAGCACCAGCACACACATACGCACCAACACTTCACCCCCTTCCTGCACCCCACTCCCTCCGCACCACCGCCTCAGCACCTG TTTGACAAATATGGCAAGATGGAGGGACTCTACAGAAACACT TTCTTCCCACAGTACCCTCCTCCCCCAGTGCCAGGCATCCAGCCCGTGCTTCCTCCCAATGGGCCCTTCAGCTCTCTGCAAGGAGCCTTCCAGCCTAAG CCCCTTGTCCCCCAGGGAACAAGTCCTGAGATGACAGCTCGACTGGGGGTTGTACCTCACCACCTGCAGCCCAAAGACCCCAGG CTAACTGATCCATTTGGGACATCGTTGAAAGTCAGTAAT AAACCAGGGAAGTGGTGTGCTATGCATGTACGTGTGGCGTGGATGATTCTGAGACATCAGAAGAAAGTGAAG CTGATGCAGGCTGATCCGCACAAGCTGGACTTCCGTAACGAGATGTTGGCTCGTCTTCCGGGCTCCGGGGGCCTGGGTACACTTGGGCCCCTTGGTGGTGGTGGCCTCCCCTCTGCCCACGACCTTAACCGACCTGCCAGCCTCTTTACAGCCACTG ATCCGTACGGCCGCTCACCTCCGTTCACCCCTCTCGGAGCCCTGGGCTCTGGTGCCTTTGGGGGACTTGGCAGCCCTACGCTGG CTAACAGCTCTGTGTTTGGCCACAAGGAGCCTCCTGCCGTCGGGGGCTTACCCAACCCTCATGACCCATGGAACCGACTGCACGGTGGGCCTCCCCCCTTGGCTGGCCCCAGTTGGGCCAAGGGGGCTGAGAAGAGGGACGAGCGTGACACAGGGAAGGACATTATTCACATCAAAGATGAGAAAGACAG AGACAATATGCTATATGGTCGTCAACCTGTGCGGATGTCTCCAGTGGCCCCGGCCCTCACTCTCCAGCAGCACCGCGGCAGCACCCCTGTCTCCCACATCAACGGGCACGGGGGCCCTCTGGGAGGCCCCAGCAGTCTCACTGAGGATCTGACACGCAGAGATGGAGACAAAAGGCTGCTCCTCTCGGTCTCCTCCAGGCCACCTCCTCTAGGCCCTTCATCCTCAGCAGCtgcaacagacagagacagacctcgctcctcctcttcctctgtgctGACGACTCCACCGCCCTCTGGACTCGGCGCCCCCTCCCCCTTGGATCTGTACCCCCGTCAGCAGCCCGCAGCGCTGCACAGCCTACACAGCGAACCCTCTCACTcatcacagagagagggaggcccCCCTGCCTCATCCTGTTCCTCAGCCACGGTCACCTCTCTGTCCCAGGGTAAGAAGCCTGACCGAACCAACACCCCggtgcccaagcctcccccagtCAAGGtcaaggaggaaaggaaggaggaaCCAGAGCTCGTGCCAATCTCCTTGCCGCCGCCTCTGCCCCCCAACTACGACAGGCCCAACAGCCGCCCTCACCACCGCTCCGccaccccctcttctctctctctgacttccaCGTCCGGAGTGCCCCTACCTCCTCCGACCCCGCACAACCCTCATCATCATCTCTCCCTCCTGGAGCGCTCTCGAGCGCAGGCTGCCATTGAGGCCTATCTGGGGAGCACACAAGGGGGTGGGGGGATAGTAGTGGGTCCAGGGGGGGAGAGGTTCTCCACCCACCCCCATGGCCCACCCCAGGGGCACGGCCAGCACCCCCACAGCTTCCAATGGGACCCATGGAGGGAGCTGGCTgcccaacagcagcagcagcaacgcCGAGAGGCCATGGCCCTGCGTTCGGACCCCCACCTGGCGCTGCGCTCTGACCCCCACCTGGCCCGGCTGCTCCAGGCCCAGCACGCCCAGCGCTTCCTGGAGGCCGAGAGGGCGGCAGCCTTGGCAGCAGCTGTGGCTGCCAACAACCCTCACCACCACCCTCCTACCTCTACCTCCTCGGTCCGCCAGGAGTTTGGCCTGATGGCCCACCACTTTGACCGCCCTCCTCAGCTGGGGCCCCCAGGTGGCGGCCTCATGGATGAGCAGCAGCGCGCCCAGATCCTAAGGGAAGACTTTGAAAGGGCACGCTACTTCGGGATGCACGCTCACCCGCACCTCTCGGGCTCCCACCACCCACCGGGTTCTCACGCAGCCCACCTGGAGCAGCTGCACGCCGGGATGCTCTCCCACTCACATCTCCATCAGCCTGGAGCCTCCAACTCTTCGCCCCACCACCCCAGCCTCTACTCCCGCCTGGGGCCTCTCCACACTCACCACGTGCCCAATGGCATCCTTGCCAAGACCCCTGCTGGCCTGGTGGGGGCACTGTCCGTAGGCGCCCCCCCTCCACTCATTCCATCTGTGACAAGCAGGTCTTCCACCCCGACTCGTAGACTGGGTGGGCCGGGGGACTTGGCACTGTACAGCTCTCACAAAGAAGGCGAGTCCAGATAG